Sequence from the Dehalococcoidia bacterium genome:
ACGACAGCCGCCGGCGCCCGTGAAGTGAAGCCCTCGTTCGATAGCTGCGCCCGCAGGCGTTCGACCTCGGCGCGCGCCTGCTCGGCCTGCCTCTGGAGGTTCGCCCGCTCGGCGGCGACGTCGAAGAGGCCGGCCAGAGGGACGACGACGGTTGCCCTGTCGAGCACGGCGGTGGCAACTCCCTCGGAGGGCGCTTCGGAGGCCGATGCCACGAGGCGGAGCGGCCGCACGCGCGCGAGCTGTTCGATCGCGGGGACGTGAGGCGTAAAGTCGTCGCCGCTGACGATGTACGCCTCGATCCAGCGGCCGGCGTCGATGTTGCGTTCCCGCCGCAGGTTGCGGACCGCCCGGACGATGTCCATGACGGCATCCATCTCGGCTTCGGCGGCGGCGTCGCGCCAGACGCCGGACGGCTGCGGGAACGGGGCGACCATGATCAGCGGCTCGCTGGCGTCGGGCAGATGTCCGCGAAGATCGCCGCTGCCGGACCAGATCTCCTCCGTGACGTAGGGCATGTAGGGGTGGAGGAGGCGCAGGGCAGTGTCGAGGACGTGGACGAGGACCGGGAGCGGCGACACCTGGGCGGCGGCGCGGAGGCGGACCTTGGCGATCTCCAGGTACCAGTCGCAGAACTCGTCCCAGAGGAAGTCGTGCATCTCCCGGCCGGCCTCGCCCAGCTCGAAGCGCGCCATCAGGCGCTCCGTCTCCGAGACCAGGCGGTCCAGGCGAGACATGATCCAGCGGTCCTCGGCTGGCAGCGAGGCGCGGCGTGACGGGTCGGGCCGCGGCACCTTCTGCCCCGGTTCGAGCTGGCTGAGGACGAAGCGCGATGCGTTCCAGAGCTTGTTGGCGAAGTTGCGCGCCGCTTCGATCCTGGGCTCTTCGAGGCGCTGGTCGTTACCGGTGCCGCCAGCGGTCACGAGCTTGAAGCGCAGCGCGTCGGAGCCGTAACGGTCAATCAGGACTTCAGGGTCGACGCCGTTCCCCTTGGACTTGCTCATGCGCTGGCCACGGTCGTCGCGCACGGTGCCGTGGAAGTAGACGTACTCGAAGGGCACGTCGTCCATGGCGTAGAGGCCCATCACGATCATGCGCGCGACCCAGAGGAAGATGATGTCGTACCCGGTCTCCATGACGGACGTCGGGTAGAAGTAGCGCAGGTCCTCGGTGTCCTCCGGCCAGCCGAGGGTCGAGAACGGCCAGAGGGCCGAGGAGAACCAGGTGTCGAGCGTGTCCTCATCCTGGCGGATGACGGTCGACCTGCAGTGCTCGCAGCGGTCCGGGTCCTCGATCGCGACCGTCATCTTGCCGCAGTGATCGCAATACCAGACGGGGATACGGTGGCCCCACCAGATCTGGCGGCTGATGCACCAGTCGCGGATGTTCTCCAGCCAGTTGCGGTAAACGCCCAGGTGCCTTTCCGGGATGATGCGGATCTGCCTCCGCCGCCCGCCCGCACCGTCCCAGCCCTCGACGACGGCCCTAAGAGCGTCGCGGGCGAGCGAGCGCGCCCGGCCGTTCCGCTCGTAGGGCCTGGTCATGGCGACGAACCACTGCTCACTGATCAAAGGCTCGACGATGGTCCCGCAACGGTCGCAGCGGCCGACGGAGTGGGTGTACGGCTCCTCTTTCTCCAGTAGTCCCTGCTCGCGGAGCAAGGCCACCATGTGGCGGCGGGCCTGGAAGCGCTCCTGGCCATCGAGCGGGCCGGCCTCGGAGTTCATCCGCCCGTCGAATCCGACGGCGGTGACGACCGGCAGAGAGTGGCGCTCGCCGATCTCGAAGTCCACGGGGTCGTGGCCGGGCGTGACCTTGAGCGCGCCTGTGCCGAACTCGGGGTCGATGGCTTCGTCGGTGATGACCGGCACAAGCCGGCCGATCACGGGGACGCGGGCGCGGAGCTTGCCGGCGATGTCGCTATAACGCGCGTCCCCGGGATGCACTGCTATGGCCGTGTCGGCCACGATCGTCTCCGGCCGGGTGGTGGCGATGGTAATGAAGCGGCCGCTGTCATTGCCGGCGTCGTCAGCAAGGGGGTAGCGGACGTGCCAGAGGAACGACTGCTCGTCCTCGTGGTCGACCTCGAGGTCGCTGAGGGCGCTCATGCAGCCGGGGCACCAGTTGATGATGCGGTTGCCGCGGTAGATAAGGCCGTCGTCGTAGAGCATCTTGAAGATGGTGCGGACGGCGCGCGCCGGCCCCGGGTCCATGGTGAACCGCTCCCGGGTCCAATCGGCGCTGATGCCGAGGCGCTTGTGCTGCTCGAAGATGCGCGCCCGGCTGCGGTTCACGAAGTCCCACACGCGCTCCAGGAACTTCTCGCGGCCGATCTCGTGGCGGGTCAGGCCCTCGGCGGCGAGCTGATTCTCGATGATCGCGTTCACGGCAATGGCGGCGTGGTCGACCCCCGGCAGCCAGAGGGTCACGTCGCCCTTCATGCGGTGCCAGCGGATGAGGATGTCCTCGACCGTGTCCATCATGGCGTGGCCCAGGTGCAGCTCGCCGGTGAGGTTCGGTGGCGGCATGATGATGGTGAAGGGCCGCCGGCCCGGCTCGTCCGATGGTACGCGCGGCGTGAAGTAGCCGGACCTCTCCCATCGTTCGTACAGCGCCCGCTCGACGCTCGAGGGGTTGTAAGCCCTCGGCATCTCCTCGCGGGTGGGTGGTTGTGCCGTCATGGCAGTCTCTCCCTAGCCCCTTCCCCAGGGGGCATCTCGTCTATCATCGCGGCATGAAACCAAAGAGGCCAGTTGTCCTCATCGACATCTTTTCCGAGGAGCGGGTGCGGCTGCTCTGAGTGCTGCGAGTCCTCGGCCCCGGCCAGCGGTACGCGGACGCAGTGACCCAGGGGCGACCGGGCGCGAAAGTGCGCGTGGTGTTCCTGCCGGGGCGCCTGAGGCGGCCCCGGCGTCAGGTTCGATGTCCGGAACGCGGGGGCTCGCGCGCGGACACGGTACGCCGGAGGGTCGTGGAGCTGGTCGGAGTAGAGAGTCGGGTGTTCGTCAGCGGGCGCCGCAACTGCAGCCGCCGCCGCAGCCGCCACCGCCGCAACCGCCGCCCATGAGGCGCGGGTTGCGGATCGAAAAGCCCTGGCGCAACTCTTCCTGGATGTAGCCGACCTCGGCGCCGGCCCAGAAGGGCACGCTGAGCTCGTCGACGTGCAGGCATACCCCATCGCTCTCGAGTACTACGTCGCTCTCGTCAGCCTCAGACCAGGCCATGCCGTAGCGGACCTGGCCCTCGACCGGCTGCGCATACAGCTTGAGCACCAGGCTCTTGTCCTCCTGGGCTTCGATCATGCTGCGAAAGCGCTCCATAGCTTCTCGAGTGACGCTGATCATGCCTTCCTCCAGCGAGGGGTTGCACTGGCCATTCTCGGCGCATCGGGTACATCCCTGCAAGGGCCATACGGCCGGCTCCTTGAAGGCCGGCCGCTGCAGCCTTGCGCCGTGCCTGACGGCAGGCCTAGGACGGCGATGCCGCGGCGTGTTTGTCGCCGATGAGGCCGGCGATAGCGCGCAGCACGGGCTCGGGGCGGAAGTGCTCCGGGTCGATCAGGTGGTGGACCCGCAGGCCTTCCCAGGCGCAGATGAGCAGGACGGCCAGACCTTCCGTATCGATGTGAGGAGCCAGTTGCCCTGCGCTCTGGGCCTCATCGAGGAGGGCGCGCATGTTCGACCGCCAGGTGTTGAGTTCGGCCGAGAGCGATTGCAGGAGGTCCGGCCGGCGAAGGGCCTCGGGAAGCGTCTCGATGTGGACGCGGGTGACAGCGTCGCAGGAAGGGTCATTGAGCGAGCCGAAGACGCGCGCGCCCAGGGCCGCGAGGGCGCCGAGCGGCTCGCCGGCGGTGTCCCGCGATTGGGCGATGCGCTGGAGGGCCTCGGACTGAGCGCGCTCGCTGGTGGCGCGGAGGATGTCTTCTTTGCTGGTGAAGTAACGGTAGAGTGCGCCGTAGCTGAGACCACTTTCCTTGCAGATGTCCTGCATTGTGGTCTCGTGATAGCCGCGGCGGCCGAAGCAGGTCCAGGCCGCGTCCAGGATCTGGTCACGCCGCGCCTTCAGGTAAGCTTCG
This genomic interval carries:
- a CDS encoding TetR/AcrR family transcriptional regulator; translated protein: MPKVSEAYLKARRDQILDAAWTCFGRRGYHETTMQDICKESGLSYGALYRYFTSKEDILRATSERAQSEALQRIAQSRDTAGEPLGALAALGARVFGSLNDPSCDAVTRVHIETLPEALRRPDLLQSLSAELNTWRSNMRALLDEAQSAGQLAPHIDTEGLAVLLICAWEGLRVHHLIDPEHFRPEPVLRAIAGLIGDKHAAASPS
- a CDS encoding valine--tRNA ligase, coding for MTAQPPTREEMPRAYNPSSVERALYERWERSGYFTPRVPSDEPGRRPFTIIMPPPNLTGELHLGHAMMDTVEDILIRWHRMKGDVTLWLPGVDHAAIAVNAIIENQLAAEGLTRHEIGREKFLERVWDFVNRSRARIFEQHKRLGISADWTRERFTMDPGPARAVRTIFKMLYDDGLIYRGNRIINWCPGCMSALSDLEVDHEDEQSFLWHVRYPLADDAGNDSGRFITIATTRPETIVADTAIAVHPGDARYSDIAGKLRARVPVIGRLVPVITDEAIDPEFGTGALKVTPGHDPVDFEIGERHSLPVVTAVGFDGRMNSEAGPLDGQERFQARRHMVALLREQGLLEKEEPYTHSVGRCDRCGTIVEPLISEQWFVAMTRPYERNGRARSLARDALRAVVEGWDGAGGRRRQIRIIPERHLGVYRNWLENIRDWCISRQIWWGHRIPVWYCDHCGKMTVAIEDPDRCEHCRSTVIRQDEDTLDTWFSSALWPFSTLGWPEDTEDLRYFYPTSVMETGYDIIFLWVARMIVMGLYAMDDVPFEYVYFHGTVRDDRGQRMSKSKGNGVDPEVLIDRYGSDALRFKLVTAGGTGNDQRLEEPRIEAARNFANKLWNASRFVLSQLEPGQKVPRPDPSRRASLPAEDRWIMSRLDRLVSETERLMARFELGEAGREMHDFLWDEFCDWYLEIAKVRLRAAAQVSPLPVLVHVLDTALRLLHPYMPYVTEEIWSGSGDLRGHLPDASEPLIMVAPFPQPSGVWRDAAAEAEMDAVMDIVRAVRNLRRERNIDAGRWIEAYIVSGDDFTPHVPAIEQLARVRPLRLVASASEAPSEGVATAVLDRATVVVPLAGLFDVAAERANLQRQAEQARAEVERLRAQLSNEGFTSRAPAAVVQDARDRLAAAESRLEVAQRRLAELG
- a CDS encoding iron-sulfur cluster assembly accessory protein; the protein is MISVTREAMERFRSMIEAQEDKSLVLKLYAQPVEGQVRYGMAWSEADESDVVLESDGVCLHVDELSVPFWAGAEVGYIQEELRQGFSIRNPRLMGGGCGGGGCGGGCSCGAR